Proteins from a genomic interval of Nostoc sp. GT001:
- a CDS encoding helix-turn-helix domain-containing protein codes for MPRLQILNSIEKQALEHIAATSSDEVSKRAKILLGLNEGKKYVALAQEIGVTENSIAKWKKRWTSSTILSETQEGAIAKANEVLGVNVGRPKKCKSTEASKIVEISEWSKNRKPSRSKHHYHTQVAEEATRRGLPTLSPRSIGRILEAQPQ; via the coding sequence ATGCCTCGTCTTCAAATACTAAATTCTATTGAAAAGCAAGCACTAGAGCACATAGCAGCGACCAGCAGCGATGAAGTTAGCAAAAGAGCGAAAATTCTGCTGGGACTAAACGAAGGCAAAAAATATGTAGCTTTAGCCCAAGAGATTGGCGTAACCGAAAACTCAATAGCAAAGTGGAAAAAAAGATGGACATCAAGTACCATCTTGTCAGAAACCCAGGAGGGGGCGATCGCAAAAGCTAACGAGGTTTTAGGTGTCAACGTCGGTAGACCTAAGAAGTGCAAAAGTACAGAGGCGAGCAAAATCGTTGAAATCAGCGAATGGAGCAAGAACCGAAAACCCAGTCGTTCAAAGCACCATTACCATACGCAGGTAGCTGAGGAAGCTACTCGGAGGGGATTACCGACATTATCGCCAAGAAGTATAGGACGCATCTTGGAAGCTCAACCTCAATAG
- a CDS encoding tyrosine-type recombinase/integrase, with protein sequence MTAQTVQPSKVGKTEKQERQSPNFRKYSEVRTREYLLPEEVSAMRSAIKKFKGRHAHRDSTLILLIYRHGLRVAEVASLRWEQIDWNGGTIYVKRVKKGTPSVQPLSGLEIRSLRHLQRDYPASPYIFQSSRLGPLAHDTIAGIVEQAGELAGLPFPIHAHMLRHGTGYYLANRGIDTRTIQSYLGHKNIQHTVRYTELASTKFQGLWDD encoded by the coding sequence ATGACAGCACAAACCGTCCAACCATCGAAAGTTGGTAAAACCGAAAAACAAGAGCGTCAATCGCCTAACTTTCGCAAATATTCCGAGGTCAGAACTAGGGAGTATTTGTTACCAGAAGAAGTCTCTGCAATGCGGTCAGCTATCAAAAAATTCAAGGGTCGCCACGCTCACCGAGATTCAACCCTAATTCTGTTGATCTACCGTCACGGATTGCGAGTGGCAGAGGTGGCATCTTTGCGATGGGAGCAAATAGATTGGAATGGTGGCACAATTTACGTGAAGCGAGTCAAAAAAGGAACACCCTCGGTTCAACCACTTTCCGGTTTGGAGATTCGCTCTCTCCGTCATCTGCAACGAGATTATCCTGCTAGTCCCTATATTTTCCAGTCTTCTCGACTTGGCCCGTTGGCACATGATACGATCGCCGGCATTGTTGAGCAGGCTGGTGAATTAGCTGGTTTGCCTTTCCCTATTCATGCTCATATGCTGCGGCATGGAACAGGTTATTATCTGGCGAATCGAGGGATTGATACCCGAACAATTCAGAGTTATTTGGGGCATAAAAATATTCAGCATACTGTTCGTTACACCGAACTTGCATCTACCAAGTTTCAGGGGCTTTGGGATGATTAA
- a CDS encoding ISKra4 family transposase has protein sequence MKVKIQIVVESDNGDSQVVQEIMQIERGALQPENLGLKLAEAKTLLQNLQHTLAEQQVAEYSQQQELCLHCTKKLLHKDKRTIVYRTLFGKLHLQSHRLFHCPCQKQATRSFNPVANLLPERTSRELLYLESKFGSLMSYGLSVKLLQEVLPIEGEINTTAIRNNLHTIGQRLEDELGEEKGGYIKGCPRDWEELPRPDLPLVLGMDGGYVRSYDKKSLSKGNFEVIVGKSIKADGTSKRFGGVYCYDTKPQRRIFEVLTSLGMQMNQQVTFLSDGDEKIRELQFYLNPNAEYLLDWFHITMRLTVMTQTAKGLSKKDTELDTDIPKELERIKWYLWHGNVFRALQLVKDLVDDLEIVIFDGNSPLEVKKLFKMVREFESYISNNGSYIPNYGERWRNGEAIATGFVESTVNQVISKRFVKKQQMRWTPKGVHLLLQVRILLLNEELESKFQQWYPGFRVDSKPSQEIPHVA, from the coding sequence GTGAAAGTCAAAATCCAAATAGTCGTGGAGTCAGATAATGGAGATTCCCAAGTTGTGCAAGAAATTATGCAGATTGAACGCGGTGCTTTACAGCCAGAAAACTTGGGACTAAAACTAGCGGAAGCCAAAACATTACTACAAAACCTCCAACACACCCTAGCCGAGCAACAAGTAGCAGAGTATTCTCAACAACAGGAGTTATGTTTGCACTGTACCAAGAAACTGTTGCATAAAGACAAACGTACAATTGTATACCGCACATTGTTTGGCAAGTTGCATCTCCAATCCCATCGACTATTTCACTGCCCGTGCCAGAAACAAGCAACCCGTAGCTTTAACCCAGTAGCCAACTTACTACCAGAACGCACTTCCAGAGAACTATTGTATCTGGAATCCAAGTTTGGGTCTTTGATGTCTTACGGACTCTCTGTGAAACTATTGCAGGAAGTACTACCAATAGAAGGTGAAATAAATACTACAGCAATACGGAATAACTTACACACAATTGGTCAACGCTTAGAAGACGAGTTGGGTGAAGAAAAAGGAGGATACATTAAAGGCTGTCCAAGAGATTGGGAAGAATTGCCCCGACCTGATTTACCCTTGGTGCTGGGAATGGATGGCGGATATGTTCGTTCCTACGACAAAAAATCGCTCTCTAAAGGTAACTTTGAAGTTATTGTGGGTAAGAGTATAAAAGCAGATGGTACATCTAAGCGGTTTGGGGGAGTTTATTGCTACGATACCAAACCCCAACGTCGGATCTTCGAGGTGTTGACTTCTCTTGGAATGCAGATGAATCAGCAGGTAACTTTCTTGTCAGACGGTGATGAGAAGATACGCGAACTACAGTTTTATCTCAATCCCAACGCAGAATATTTACTGGATTGGTTTCACATCACTATGCGGCTGACAGTGATGACTCAAACAGCAAAAGGACTTAGCAAAAAAGATACCGAATTAGATACAGACATACCCAAGGAGCTAGAACGGATTAAGTGGTATCTGTGGCATGGAAATGTGTTCAGAGCATTGCAACTGGTAAAAGACCTTGTGGACGACCTAGAAATCGTAATTTTTGATGGCAATAGCCCGCTAGAGGTAAAAAAACTGTTTAAAATGGTGCGGGAGTTTGAGAGCTATATTTCAAACAATGGGTCTTATATTCCCAATTATGGAGAACGTTGGCGAAACGGCGAAGCCATTGCTACTGGATTCGTGGAATCGACGGTTAATCAAGTCATTAGCAAGCGGTTTGTCAAAAAACAGCAGATGCGGTGGACTCCTAAAGGTGTTCATCTTCTGCTCCAGGTCAGAATTTTGCTTCTCAATGAAGAGTTAGAGAGCAAATTCCAGCAATGGTATCCTGGTTTTAGAGTAGATAGCAAGCCTTCCCAAGAAATACCTCATGTCGCTTAA
- a CDS encoding plasmid pRiA4b ORF-3 family protein, with translation MSDSEQLVIYQLHIFILGISPMIWRRVKIRSDSTIADLHYIIQIVMGWTDSHLHRFIIHGKHYGIAQIGGMWFSDDPKVVKLSDFGWRGRERFLYEYDFGDNWQHQIRVEAILTPESNCFYPVCISGKRACPPEDCGDSWEFMAQKQEYSLRYIASRCSEILEEGDIPGNIEEMYELRQWLMVNHFDHQKVNQRLQQYAAGDKEMLFEQEIV, from the coding sequence ATGTCAGATTCTGAGCAACTTGTCATCTACCAGCTTCATATTTTTATCCTGGGCATCAGCCCCATGATTTGGCGTAGAGTCAAAATCCGCAGCGACAGCACGATCGCCGATTTGCACTACATCATCCAGATAGTAATGGGATGGACTGATTCCCACTTACATCGTTTCATAATCCACGGTAAGCATTACGGGATTGCTCAAATTGGGGGAATGTGGTTTTCTGACGATCCTAAAGTTGTCAAACTATCAGATTTTGGCTGGCGAGGTAGAGAGCGTTTTTTATACGAATATGATTTCGGTGATAACTGGCAACATCAAATTAGAGTCGAAGCAATTCTCACTCCAGAATCAAATTGCTTTTATCCAGTGTGCATTAGTGGTAAACGCGCTTGCCCTCCAGAAGACTGTGGTGACTCGTGGGAGTTCATGGCACAAAAGCAGGAATACTCATTAAGATACATAGCTTCTCGGTGCAGTGAAATTCTGGAAGAAGGTGATATCCCTGGCAATATTGAAGAGATGTACGAACTACGCCAATGGTTAATGGTTAACCATTTTGACCACCAAAAAGTTAACCAACGTTTACAGCAATACGCGGCTGGGGATAAAGAGATGTTATTTGAACAGGAAATAGTGTGA
- a CDS encoding MFS transporter, translating into MNTLTFFRSLRNPVFARLYTAQTTSLLGDALTWVGLALLAFELAGKNAAVVLSVALTLRVTAFVLLSPLAGAIADRLDRKKIMVVTHIFRMLIVGMLPFVTQIWQVYVLIFALNVFNAFFTPTYQATIPLVTSENDYAGAIALSAATFQLLGVLGPGIAGSVAAFIGARQVFFLDALSFAIAAVLIFTLPGRLVVAQNQQPSRTTRRTWGDIKDGTTRLLTDAPIRYALGMQLVASIAGAQILVNTVGYVQGTLKLGEVQYGWVMAAFGIGATLCAVAVGTFNRSLPRTTFVLIGAILITLALLPANYANLAPLMLLWFVAGAGQSLVNLPTQTLIADRIRAGVQGRVYGAHFAWSHLWWAISYPLVGWLGSNFAEREFLYGSLIGFMLLVVQITLSPQEHEGERFFSGEMGLAIR; encoded by the coding sequence ATGAATACCTTGACATTTTTCCGCAGCTTGAGAAATCCGGTATTTGCAAGGCTGTACACTGCTCAGACCACTAGTTTATTGGGCGATGCACTTACTTGGGTGGGTTTAGCCCTTCTGGCCTTTGAGTTAGCTGGAAAAAATGCTGCGGTTGTGCTTTCAGTAGCTTTGACTCTGCGTGTCACTGCTTTTGTATTGCTGTCTCCCCTTGCAGGTGCGATCGCAGACCGACTCGACCGCAAGAAAATCATGGTTGTTACCCACATATTCAGAATGTTAATTGTGGGTATGTTGCCTTTTGTGACGCAGATTTGGCAAGTTTACGTATTAATATTTGCACTCAACGTCTTTAATGCTTTCTTCACCCCAACTTACCAAGCCACGATTCCATTAGTCACGAGTGAGAATGACTATGCAGGCGCGATTGCTCTTTCGGCTGCTACTTTTCAATTACTTGGTGTACTTGGCCCTGGTATCGCTGGGAGTGTCGCCGCCTTCATTGGTGCGAGACAAGTTTTCTTTTTGGATGCTCTCAGCTTTGCGATCGCGGCAGTCTTAATCTTCACCCTACCAGGTCGCCTCGTCGTTGCACAAAATCAACAGCCTTCCAGGACAACACGCCGAACATGGGGAGACATTAAAGACGGTACAACTCGCCTGCTTACAGATGCACCTATCCGTTACGCGCTAGGGATGCAGTTAGTCGCATCAATTGCCGGAGCGCAGATATTAGTAAATACTGTTGGCTATGTTCAAGGTACACTCAAATTGGGAGAAGTGCAGTATGGATGGGTGATGGCGGCTTTTGGGATTGGTGCAACCCTGTGTGCAGTTGCGGTTGGTACGTTCAATAGAAGTTTGCCACGTACAACGTTTGTTTTGATTGGTGCAATTTTGATCACATTGGCTTTGTTGCCCGCTAACTACGCAAATTTAGCACCACTGATGCTGTTATGGTTTGTGGCGGGTGCAGGGCAAAGTTTAGTAAACTTACCCACCCAGACATTAATTGCAGACCGCATCCGAGCTGGTGTACAAGGACGAGTTTATGGCGCACACTTTGCCTGGAGTCATCTTTGGTGGGCAATCTCCTACCCTCTTGTAGGTTGGTTGGGAAGTAACTTTGCTGAACGTGAGTTTCTTTACGGTAGTTTAATTGGCTTCATGCTGCTAGTAGTACAAATTACCCTCTCACCTCAGGAGCATGAAGGAGAGCGATTTTTTTCGGGGGAGATGGGACTGGCAATACGGTAA
- a CDS encoding DUF305 domain-containing protein translates to MQLLTLKNSFLTFGLVAIASFSSSVLTACSTPTSQNQSQAPNPTNTAIDTSDKQPMNHDGMMNQGSGMMNHSMAMDLGPADANYDLRFIDAMIPHHQGATVMANVAQQKSQRPEIKKLADEIIKSQNQEITQMKQWRKAWYPKAGDKPMAYDTKMGHMMEMSPEQMQSMMMNMDLGAADAEFDLRFINAMIPHHESAVVMAKDALQKSQRPEIKNLAQAIIKAQETEINQMKQWRKAWYNK, encoded by the coding sequence ATGCAACTCCTTACTCTGAAAAACAGCTTTTTGACATTTGGTTTAGTAGCGATCGCTTCTTTTTCCAGCAGCGTTTTGACAGCCTGTTCTACGCCCACTTCCCAAAACCAAAGCCAAGCACCAAACCCTACTAACACTGCTATCGATACTAGCGATAAGCAACCGATGAACCATGACGGCATGATGAATCAGGGTAGTGGCATGATGAACCACAGCATGGCAATGGATTTAGGCCCTGCCGATGCTAACTACGATTTGCGCTTTATTGATGCGATGATTCCGCATCATCAGGGAGCAACGGTAATGGCGAATGTTGCACAGCAGAAATCGCAACGCCCTGAGATCAAAAAGTTAGCAGACGAAATTATCAAATCACAAAACCAAGAAATTACGCAGATGAAACAGTGGCGTAAAGCTTGGTATCCAAAAGCGGGAGATAAACCAATGGCTTATGATACCAAAATGGGTCACATGATGGAGATGTCACCTGAGCAAATGCAGTCCATGATGATGAACATGGATTTGGGTGCAGCTGATGCAGAATTTGACCTGCGCTTTATTAACGCGATGATTCCTCACCATGAATCAGCTGTAGTTATGGCGAAAGATGCCTTGCAAAAGTCTCAACGTCCAGAAATTAAGAACTTGGCTCAAGCCATTATCAAAGCCCAAGAAACCGAGATTAACCAAATGAAACAGTGGCGCAAAGCTTGGTATAACAAGTAG
- a CDS encoding four-helix bundle copper-binding protein, producing MAIQELTLSQVNEQMQQCIQNCLDCHSICLNTVTYCLQKGGHHAEPAHIRLLLDCAEICNTSANFMLRASDLHSRTCGVCAELCQRCADECDGMGDDAQMKACAQMCRRCADSCRQMAMATA from the coding sequence ATGGCTATACAAGAACTCACCTTGAGTCAAGTGAACGAACAGATGCAACAGTGTATTCAAAATTGCTTAGACTGCCACAGTATCTGTTTAAATACCGTTACCTACTGCCTACAAAAGGGTGGTCATCACGCCGAGCCTGCTCATATTCGGCTACTACTAGACTGCGCTGAAATTTGCAACACAAGTGCTAATTTCATGCTTCGAGCTTCTGACTTACATTCTCGTACCTGCGGCGTTTGTGCTGAATTGTGTCAACGGTGTGCAGATGAGTGCGATGGCATGGGTGATGATGCTCAAATGAAAGCCTGCGCTCAAATGTGCCGTCGCTGCGCGGATTCTTGTCGGCAAATGGCAATGGCAACTGCATAA